From the genome of Sulfitobacter sp. DSM 110093, one region includes:
- a CDS encoding PLP-dependent aminotransferase family protein encodes MTKWRPDPGSLTRPAYRSLVQTIETAIQNGVLKPGDRMPTQRQLAFDLSLSVQTVSRAYDKLVEAGKIVGEVGRGTFVRAASDEISMPFVSRKAAGRLLDMSILKPVLDHAHEEAMQKTLRAMARSLPRAMMGGFRQDLRAGDSSSAVRRWLSLCGLDLQGMAVIPTNGSTSAMTVAMMTAAQPGDLIVSEDIGHHTLRPLARFLGIRLQGVSVDAGGICPEALERICAKEPVKAVYLIPNGANPLAFTMTENRRAAVIEVARRHDLLIIENQSWGPLQDAPPPPMAAMAPERVLYFTSLTKCLMPGLRVGYLVVPDHLGASAGNRHMVTSWMATNMMTEIAGRWIEEGTAQTLLNRQQLALRDRADFAANVFRGLDMRTSPNGLHLWLPCHDTYEEAELVKSIRESGVAVANGASFAIGPPDRHPGLRVSIGGQSFPEFARGIRMIDARLRNRGRTG; translated from the coding sequence ATGACAAAATGGCGCCCAGACCCCGGATCCCTGACCCGACCTGCCTACCGATCACTCGTTCAGACGATTGAAACGGCGATTCAGAATGGCGTGCTCAAACCCGGAGACCGGATGCCGACGCAGCGCCAACTGGCGTTCGATCTGTCGCTTAGCGTGCAAACCGTCAGCCGCGCCTATGACAAGCTGGTCGAGGCGGGCAAGATCGTCGGAGAGGTGGGGCGCGGCACTTTCGTACGCGCGGCGAGCGATGAGATCTCCATGCCCTTCGTCAGCCGCAAGGCCGCCGGGCGGTTGCTGGACATGTCGATCCTGAAACCTGTGCTGGATCACGCCCATGAAGAGGCGATGCAAAAGACGCTCCGCGCCATGGCGCGGTCCCTGCCCCGCGCGATGATGGGCGGGTTTCGCCAAGACCTCCGCGCCGGGGACAGCAGCAGCGCGGTGCGACGCTGGCTCTCGCTCTGCGGGTTGGATCTGCAGGGGATGGCGGTGATTCCGACCAACGGCAGCACCAGCGCGATGACCGTGGCGATGATGACGGCGGCCCAACCCGGCGATCTGATCGTCAGCGAAGACATCGGCCATCACACCCTGCGCCCCCTTGCCCGCTTTTTAGGCATCCGTCTGCAAGGAGTGAGCGTCGACGCGGGCGGCATCTGCCCCGAGGCGCTGGAGCGGATCTGCGCGAAAGAGCCTGTCAAAGCCGTCTACCTGATCCCCAATGGGGCCAATCCGCTGGCCTTTACCATGACGGAAAACCGCCGCGCGGCGGTGATCGAGGTGGCAAGACGCCATGACCTGCTGATCATCGAAAACCAATCATGGGGGCCGCTGCAAGACGCGCCGCCACCGCCGATGGCAGCCATGGCGCCAGAACGGGTGCTCTATTTCACCAGCCTCACGAAATGCCTGATGCCCGGGCTGCGGGTCGGCTATCTTGTGGTGCCGGACCACCTTGGCGCCTCGGCGGGCAACCGGCATATGGTGACCAGTTGGATGGCCACCAATATGATGACTGAAATCGCCGGGCGCTGGATCGAGGAAGGGACCGCCCAAACCCTGCTCAACCGTCAGCAACTGGCCCTGCGTGACCGTGCCGACTTCGCCGCCAATGTCTTTCGCGGACTCGACATGCGCACCAGTCCAAACGGGCTGCACCTTTGGCTGCCTTGCCATGACACCTACGAAGAGGCCGAACTGGTCAAATCCATCCGCGAGAGTGGGGTCGCCGTGGCCAATGGGGCCAGCTTTGCCATCGGCCCGCCGGACCGTCATCCGGGGCTGCGCGTCTCAATCGGGGGGCAATCCTTTCCTGAATTTGCCCGCGGGATTCGCATGATCGATGCAAGATTACGCAACAGGGGTAGGACCGGGTGA
- the dctP gene encoding TRAP transporter substrate-binding protein DctP has product MAIFKTVITGGILAAVTSVAGAASADTWRYAFEEALDEVQGKYAQKFKEEVEANSDHEVQLFPYGTLGESVDTMEQAQAGILQFVDQSPGFTGALIPEAQVFFVPYLLPQDGEQLNEFFRTSKAINEMFPALYAEQGLELLRMFPEGEVCMTTQEPVKTPEDLNEVKFRVMTNPLLVESYKAFGATPTPLPWGEVYGAMQTGIIQGQENPGFYLESTKMYEVTDVITCIGHNNFTTAVMANKDFYEGLSDEDKEVVQNASDAAFDYILEYQSGLQEKSLENIAAAKPDMQINILSEEERQPFKDKAASVEEAFIEMTGDSGKEILEQFKADLESVK; this is encoded by the coding sequence ATGGCTATTTTCAAGACCGTAATCACCGGGGGTATCCTCGCAGCCGTGACGAGTGTCGCAGGCGCGGCCTCTGCCGACACATGGCGCTATGCCTTCGAAGAAGCACTGGACGAAGTGCAGGGCAAATACGCCCAGAAGTTCAAAGAAGAAGTCGAAGCGAACTCCGACCACGAAGTTCAGCTTTTCCCATACGGCACCTTGGGTGAATCCGTCGACACGATGGAGCAGGCGCAAGCCGGCATCTTGCAGTTCGTGGACCAGTCGCCCGGCTTTACCGGCGCGCTGATCCCCGAAGCGCAGGTGTTCTTCGTGCCTTATCTGCTGCCGCAGGACGGTGAGCAACTCAACGAGTTCTTCCGTACCTCCAAGGCCATCAACGAGATGTTCCCCGCGCTCTATGCAGAGCAAGGTCTGGAACTGCTCAGAATGTTCCCCGAAGGCGAAGTCTGCATGACCACGCAAGAGCCGGTCAAAACGCCCGAAGACCTTAACGAGGTCAAGTTCCGCGTCATGACCAACCCGCTCTTGGTGGAAAGCTACAAAGCCTTCGGCGCGACGCCAACACCGCTGCCATGGGGCGAAGTCTATGGCGCGATGCAGACCGGCATCATCCAAGGTCAGGAAAACCCGGGCTTCTATCTGGAATCCACCAAGATGTATGAGGTGACAGACGTCATCACCTGCATCGGCCACAACAACTTCACCACCGCTGTGATGGCCAACAAGGATTTCTATGAGGGTCTGTCCGATGAGGACAAAGAGGTTGTGCAGAACGCTTCTGACGCGGCATTCGATTATATCCTCGAATACCAGTCCGGCCTGCAGGAAAAGTCGCTGGAAAACATCGCAGCGGCGAAGCCTGACATGCAGATCAACATCCTGTCCGAAGAAGAGCGTCAGCCCTTCAAAGACAAGGCTGCATCGGTCGAAGAAGCCTTCATCGAGATGACAGGTGACAGCGGCAAGGAAATCCTTGAGCAATTCAAGGCCGACCTCGAATCCGTTAAGTAA